A genomic segment from Elusimicrobiota bacterium encodes:
- a CDS encoding NAD(P)/FAD-dependent oxidoreductase has product MNERELVIVGGGPAGMAAAIAAYNTGIRDILLIERNNCLGGILNQCVHTGFGLKYFNDILTGPEYAERFIDKLKAIPEIEISLKSFVVNLAGDKVLKYLRFGKLETVKAKSLIMATGCRERTREMINIAGSRPAGIFPAGLAQKLINIEGLMPGKNVVVIGSGDIGLIMARRFTLEGAQVKAVIEIMDRTKGLQRNVVQCLEDFNIPLYLRHKVKFINGKDRVESVDITGVDRQLKEIPGTQFNIACDTVLVSVGLIPENELIEMAGVEIDERTNCPKSNKVNMTSIPGVFVCGNAYKVYDLVDWATRDSELAGKMAADFIRVK; this is encoded by the coding sequence ATGAATGAAAGAGAATTAGTTATCGTAGGAGGAGGGCCTGCAGGAATGGCTGCGGCTATTGCTGCTTATAACACGGGTATCCGCGATATACTTCTTATAGAGCGCAACAACTGCCTGGGGGGAATATTGAACCAGTGTGTTCATACAGGGTTCGGCCTCAAATATTTCAATGACATTCTGACCGGGCCGGAATATGCGGAACGTTTTATCGATAAGCTGAAGGCGATACCTGAAATTGAGATCAGCCTTAAGTCCTTTGTAGTTAATTTGGCCGGGGATAAAGTTTTAAAATACCTGCGGTTCGGAAAACTTGAAACAGTAAAAGCCAAATCCCTTATTATGGCGACTGGCTGCCGTGAACGCACCAGGGAAATGATAAATATTGCCGGGTCGCGCCCTGCAGGAATTTTTCCCGCGGGCCTGGCGCAGAAACTGATAAATATCGAAGGATTAATGCCCGGAAAAAATGTTGTTGTTATAGGTTCCGGGGATATAGGGCTTATAATGGCGCGCAGGTTTACCCTTGAGGGAGCGCAGGTGAAAGCTGTTATTGAAATAATGGATAGGACAAAAGGGCTTCAACGCAATGTTGTCCAGTGCCTGGAAGATTTTAATATTCCTCTTTATTTAAGGCATAAGGTAAAGTTCATTAACGGGAAAGACCGTGTTGAAAGCGTTGATATAACAGGAGTTGACAGGCAGTTAAAAGAAATTCCAGGGACACAATTTAATATTGCCTGCGATACGGTTCTTGTTTCTGTGGGATTGATACCAGAGAATGAACTTATAGAAATGGCGGGCGTAGAAATAGACGAACGGACAAACTGCCCCAAATCAAATAAGGTAAATATGACTTCAATTCCGGGGGTTTTTGTCTGCGGGAATGCATATAAAGTTTATGACCTTGTTGATTGGGCAACAAGGGACAGCGAGTTGGCGGGTAAAATGGCAGCGGATTTCATAAGGGTTAAATAG